GTCAAACATAAACTTTACGGAAGATGTTTGCAGGGCATAAGATATAATTGAGAGTGCGAAAACACCAGCAACAGTTGACTTGGAAATGGTAGCAGCACTAGAAGAGAGAAGTGAGATATACACTGACATTATCAAGTAGCCAAAAAACAAAAGCCAATGCCAATATCCACATACAACTGGACCACAAAACGTAATGCTGAGGAAGGTCATAACAATACCAACCATTAAGTTAAATCTCCGCAAGAAGAAGCACATACCCTGGGCATCATAGATACTACTACCAAGAAGCCTCAGGAAAATGAATGACTCCAAGTCCATCATGGAGTTTATGAGCATTGAGCTTAATCCGAGCATGAATAAACTCAGATATATGCTCTTTATTGAAACTCGCTTCGTTATATCCGACATCTTTCAAAGTTCCGCAATATCTCATTTAAAATCGAAACATGTCAATAATGGGTATGATATCTCCATATGTGTCAAGTATTTGTGGTCTACGCTCTCTATACTACATTCATGTTAACCTTACGATGAGGTGAGTGGTACTTATTCGCAGTACTGGATAATACTATCATTACATGGCACAACCATAATATACTAATAAAATACAATATCTATAATACAAGTCATATTGAGAATCCGTATTCAATAAACGTCAGTTGCGTTGCGTCGTTCTCCCCATCCACAAGTCACTCTTGATCAACTCATAACAAACTATACCTTTACATACAACAACCAGTTATTTATAGTTTTAGTTCATTTATAATGAGTGGTGAAGTAGAATCTGATATCGCAGCTGAGGCCAGATTTAAGTCGGAATCACTCCTAGACTCACCTGCTACTCAGTTCCAGGTTTCTACACTAGAGGCTCTCATAGACTTCCTTAACATTCAACTATCTGATGCAAATGTTTACAGTCTAAACAACAACGTAGGAATACTCAAGATATACTCACTCTACCCGAGGGTTACTGATGAGGACATGTACCATGGATAATGTGTAGGATGTCATTATGACAATTTAGTTATCATTTCTTTAAAATGAGTAGAGTTTGAAAAACATATCAATGACATCGTTAGACGTCGGTAGTCCTTGCCATCTCATCCATTCGCCGAGTAGATAACCATCGTGTTTCCAGAACTTTTCCGACATTGAAGACTCTGCATCTATATTCTTACAAAGAGAGACATAACCGTTCAAAAGTGTTCCAATATACTTCTTTAAATTTGGATCGTTGTTTTGCATTAGGGATGCCATTTCAGATTTTATCAGATTGAGTTGTTGTATGTCGCTAGATTTACTTGCCTCAGTCAAGAATTTGGCGATCTTTATTTCACTAGGCATTTCTTCCACCACATAAGAATCGGAGATGATTCCCTTATAATTTTCTATTATGGCGAAGGGTGTATTATCTGCCAATATAGAATTAAATTCTTCAACCACTCTGGAAACTACACTTTTGCAGATATCATGCGAGCCGAATACCTCATCACACATCTCATACTTATTCTTCTCCCATTGTTTAAATTCTGAGAGTAGTTCTGCCATTGACATAATATCACCAGGTAAGGCATATTTTTCGACCTTTTCTCCTTCAGAATGGTCAGAATAGTAAGAGTGCCACAGACGCAGGTACTCTTTCTCATACAATTTCAAAAGCTTCCTAGCTTGAACGGAAAGTAGAATTTGTGAGTTTCCAGCCGCATCTGTCAGACATTTCGAGGGTAAATCTAATAAATGCTCATTTTGGAATTCAAACATAACTTTCAACTGATTTACGGAATCAAAGTCGTAGCTACTATCCCTTGCACTCTTTTGTACCGCCTTTTCAGCAAGTTTAAGTGCATTTTCTCTTAAATGTTGCAATCTGTCAGCAAATGATGTAGCTTTCACACCAGTTTTCCAGGATTGCCATAGTAAATCCACGGAGTAGTTGACAGATTCGCCGTCGTCCACATCCGTCAAGAAGTTACAGTTATTCCTTGGAATAGAAAGGAAAGATCTCAGATCTAACATAGTAGATAACTTCATTGGGGAAGCCTCCAACACAGATTTCTTTATGTGTTTCAGACAGTCCTCCTCACTAAATATGTGGGATCCACTATCGACCAGATCATAGTTTGCCTCAAAACGTGAACTAAAACCGAAGCTGAATGGGTCATAGCTTTCCTTCAGATTTCCAAATGTCAACATGACAACCATTGCATAAAAGTCCATCTTCAAAAAACTAACAAAACCCTCAAACCACCAAAACCAACCAGGTTGATATCTATAGACTGAACTAGGATATATCAGACGGAATCTGGCGTAAATCAACCTGAATTGTTCATACAAAAACATGCGATAAGTTAACCATTGTGATACCCAAGAATATATTATTCCAGACACCAAACCAAGTAACATTGCcatatttatcaaataGTCACGGTTACATCTGGATGTAGAAAGCGACGCCAATGAGTAGTTCAAAGTAAAAGATGTTACAGTAGCAAAAGCCATTACTAGAAAACGTAACTTTGGTACATAGGGAATATTCCTAACATAGGGAATTATCCCACCAATCTTacaaaataataaaatcatAAAGCACAATGATAAATAcagaagaataaaatttcCATCTATAAACTTTTCTTCTATCATCTCTTTAGGTTTTAtttcttgtttatattctttGACAACATCTTTCATTGATTGAGTCATCATTGATTTCCTTGTAGAATATACCAATTGCATAGACCTCCCGGTTTTTTC
This region of Theileria equi strain WA chromosome 1, complete sequence genomic DNA includes:
- a CDS encoding hypothetical protein (encoded by transcript BEWA_020120A), which encodes MSGEVESDIAAEARFKSESLLDSPATQFQVSTLEALIDFLNIQLSDANVYSLNNNVGILKIYSLYPRVTDEDMYHG